From Plasmodium knowlesi strain H genome assembly, chromosome: 6, one genomic window encodes:
- a CDS encoding orotidine 5'-phosphate decarboxylase, putative, which yields MNLKTKLQKRRDEVNTCLCIGLDPDEADIKSFMQSEKQNGYQSIKKNLSNHGSSSQGGLFTPQVGGTMLLAENPPKEVQEKDEFFYFFNHFCFYIINETKQYALSYKMNFAFYLPYGSLGVDVLKNVFDYLHYLDVPTILDIKMNDIGNTVKHYSKFIFHYLRSDSCTANIYMGTHMLRDICLDEECKRHYSTFVLIKTTNPDSHIFQNRLSLDGKEAYVVIADEAQKMAKQLHLEENGEFVGFVVGANCYDEMKKIRELFPDCYILAPGVGAQKGDLRKTLCNGYSKNYERLLINVGRAITKSGNPQQAAREYYHQIKEILAELRE from the coding sequence ATGAATTTGAAAACAAAACTACAAAAGAGGAGGGACGAAGTTAATACATGCCTGTGCATCGGGCTGGACCCGGATGAAGCTGACATAAAGTCCTTCATGCAAAGTGAGAAGCAAAATGGTTACCAGAGTATCAAAAAAAACCTAAGCAATCATGGTAGTAGTAGCCAGGGTGGATTGTTTACCCCACAGGTGGGGGGAACAATGCTACTCGCAGAAAACCCACCAAAGGAGGTACAAGAAAAGGacgaatttttttacttcttcaaTCATTTCTGCTTTTACATAATCAATGAGACGAAGCAATACGCCTTGTcatacaaaatgaatttcgcCTTTTACCTCCCATATGGTTCCCTCGGAGTAGACGTCTTAAAGAACGTATTCGATTATTTGCACTACCTTGACGTGCCAACCATCCTtgacataaaaatgaatgacaTTGGAAACACAGTGAAGCACTACAGCAAATTCATATTTCACTACTTGAGGAGTGATTCGTGTACAGCTAACATTTACATGGGTACCCATATGCTACGAGATATCTGCCTTGACGAAGAATGCAAACGACATTATAGTACCTTCGTACTAATTAAAACGACCAACCCAGATTCGCACATATTTCAAAATAGACTTTCCCTCGATGGTAAAGAAGCGTATGTAGTAATTGCAGATGAGGCACAGAAAATGGCCAAACAGTTACATTTGGAAGAAAATGGTGAATTTGTTGGCTTCGTTGTGGGCGCGAACTGCTatgatgaaatgaaaaaaataagagagCTCTTCCCTGACTGCTACATCTTAGCACCAGGGGTAGGTGCTCAGAAGGGAGACTTGCGAAAAACTTTATGTAATGGTTACTCCAAAAATTATGAGAGACTGCTCATCAATGTTGGGCGCGCAATAACGAAAAGCGGTAATCCACAGCAGGCGGCTCGGGAGTACTATCATCAGATTAAGGAGATCCTCGCGGAGCTCCGGGAATGA